From the Ruminiclostridium josui JCM 17888 genome, one window contains:
- a CDS encoding PRC-barrel domain-containing protein — protein sequence MLSMYSHVLGLPVISASNGLKIGNLKDVIFSRENKGVVAFVMEKGSNPVKGNVVMLHDVLSLGNDALIVSSPDCLLNYRKFKKSFEESEKIQLRGLKIYTRQGEDIGVVQDILFDYRTGKVEGVQVSDGLVQDILKGRSILPFIGKVEISNSNILIENGAVEEMVSTGGGLRSRLGNDTIM from the coding sequence ATGTTGAGTATGTACAGCCATGTATTAGGACTGCCAGTAATAAGTGCAAGCAATGGATTAAAAATAGGAAATCTAAAGGATGTAATATTTTCCAGAGAAAATAAGGGCGTAGTAGCTTTTGTAATGGAAAAAGGAAGTAATCCTGTAAAAGGTAACGTGGTAATGCTGCATGATGTTTTGAGTCTGGGTAATGATGCATTGATAGTTAGTAGTCCGGACTGTCTGCTCAATTACAGAAAGTTTAAGAAATCCTTTGAAGAAAGCGAGAAAATACAGCTTCGGGGATTGAAAATATATACCAGGCAAGGAGAGGATATAGGGGTTGTTCAAGATATCCTTTTTGACTACAGAACAGGCAAGGTTGAAGGAGTGCAGGTTTCTGACGGCTTGGTTCAGGATATTTTGAAAGGAAGAAGTATCCTACCTTTTATCGGTAAAGTTGAAATAAGCAATAGTAATATTTTAATTGAAAACGGGGCAGTTGAAGAAATGGTAAGTACAGGTGGAGGATTACGAAGTCGGCTTGGAAACGATACTATAATGTAA
- a CDS encoding YtxH domain-containing protein yields the protein MLRNFTKGLVVGGLIGASISVLTNPEVVDPRMRRKMMKSGRKILHRSNNMFGEMIHMFR from the coding sequence ATGTTGAGAAATTTTACTAAAGGTTTGGTAGTCGGAGGATTAATTGGAGCTTCTATAAGTGTCTTAACAAATCCTGAGGTAGTTGATCCCAGAATGAGGAGAAAAATGATGAAATCTGGGAGAAAAATATTACACAGGTCAAACAATATGTTTGGTGAAATGATTCATATGTTCAGGTAA
- a CDS encoding AI-2E family transporter — MTKTKKAILYIILIFLVLGTAVFFYFYIDKIIKILYPFFIASLIAYIIYPLVIRFERKGVKRSVSIILIYIFIALTLIFFGIYVMPEVLSNGKELFKTLPNITSSYREYFNNCISKIKASKWPPEVKDLIFNEINYGAGFLQVYAARVMKKTLSVLASSIVIMLNIVLSMIIAYYFLKDAEVLKNSTLMLVPKKMRNDVINTGRELNSIATHFIQGQLTTALIVGIMETIGLYLIKIKYPFVLGLFGGVANIIPYFGPFLGAIPAVAVALLQSPYKAALAALVFIVVQQIDNAFISPKIIEGKLGLHPVTTILAVLVGGEFFGIIGMLIGVPVAAMLKVILKKIIDLIV, encoded by the coding sequence ATGACTAAGACAAAAAAAGCAATACTTTACATAATATTGATATTTTTAGTGCTTGGTACAGCAGTATTTTTCTATTTCTATATTGACAAAATAATTAAGATTCTTTATCCGTTTTTTATTGCTTCCTTAATTGCGTACATTATATATCCCCTGGTTATAAGATTTGAACGTAAAGGAGTAAAAAGAAGCGTATCAATAATTTTAATTTATATATTTATTGCTTTGACTCTGATTTTTTTTGGTATTTACGTTATGCCAGAAGTCTTAAGTAACGGAAAGGAGCTTTTTAAAACTTTACCCAATATTACAAGTAGTTATCGGGAGTATTTTAACAATTGCATATCTAAAATAAAGGCAAGTAAATGGCCCCCGGAAGTGAAAGACCTTATTTTCAATGAAATTAACTATGGTGCCGGGTTCCTGCAGGTTTATGCAGCAAGGGTGATGAAGAAAACACTCTCTGTACTTGCTTCTTCAATAGTAATTATGCTTAACATAGTACTGTCCATGATAATAGCATATTACTTTTTGAAGGATGCAGAGGTTTTAAAAAATTCTACCCTTATGCTTGTTCCGAAGAAAATGAGAAATGATGTTATAAATACAGGCAGAGAATTGAATTCAATAGCTACCCATTTTATACAAGGACAGCTTACTACAGCACTTATTGTTGGGATTATGGAAACTATTGGACTTTATCTTATAAAAATAAAATATCCATTTGTTCTTGGACTCTTTGGGGGAGTGGCAAATATAATTCCCTATTTTGGCCCGTTTCTAGGAGCTATACCGGCAGTTGCGGTGGCTTTACTACAATCGCCCTATAAGGCGGCTTTGGCGGCACTTGTTTTTATAGTGGTTCAGCAAATTGATAATGCATTTATATCTCCTAAAATTATTGAAGGAAAGTTGGGGCTTCACCCTGTGACAACAATTCTTGCGGTACTAGTGGGGGGAGAATTTTTCGGTATAATAGGGATGTTGATAGGAGTGCCTGTGGCGGCAATGTTGAAAGTCATTCTTAAAAAGATAATAGATTTGATAGTATAG
- a CDS encoding valine--tRNA ligase, translating to MDEKQNIAKQYDPGQVEDRLYKKWMDEGYFHAVADKSKKPFTIVIPPPNITGQLHMGHALDNTLQDILIRTKRMQGYCALWLPGTDHASIATEAKLVDALAKEGISKDSLGREKFLEKAWEWKKVYGSRIVEQLKKLGSSCDWERERFTMDEGLSKAVQEVFLKLYDKGLIYKGERITNWCPKCNTSISDIEVEYEEQAGNFWHIKYPVKDSDEFVIIATTRPETLLGDTAVAVNPEDERYTHLVGKTLILPLVNKEIPVIADSYVDKEFGTGCVKITPAHDPNDYEVGLRHNLPQIRIMNDNAIMNENAGQYKGMDRYEARKKMVEDLEKLGLLVKIEPHSHNVGTCQRCKTVVEPLISKQWYVRMKPLAEPAIDVVRNGTIKFVPERFSKIYFNWMENIQDWCISRQLWWGHRIPAYYCQECGHMMVQETAPDTCSKCGSKRIEQDPDTLDTWFSSALWPFSTLGWPEKTEDLEYFYPTDVLVTGYDIIFFWVARMIFSGMEHMKQEPFKYVFIHGIVRDSQGRKMSKSLGNGIDPLEVIAQYGTDALRFALTIGNSPGNDLRFSPEKVESARNFANKVWNASRFVLMNFDEDLDFSKVDKKKFSIADKWILSRINTVTKEVTENIEKFELGLGLQKVYDFIWEEFCDWYIEMVKPKLYDRESEGRLEAQYVLNFVLGNAMKLLHPYMPFVTEEIYTHLINDGRSIMISQWPEYSEELNFAEDEAKMAIIMDAIRSIRNTRAEMNVPPSRKAKIIFVAAGETEKATLTEGTSFFQRLASASDVTVQLNKEGIPSDAVGAVVHGAEIFIPLDELIDIEKEIERLEKEKKNLEGELKRVKGKLSNEGFVAKAPQKVIEEEKAKQAKYQDMYDKVVERLESLKK from the coding sequence ATGGATGAAAAGCAAAACATAGCTAAACAATACGATCCGGGACAGGTTGAGGACCGGCTATATAAAAAATGGATGGATGAAGGTTATTTCCATGCAGTAGCTGACAAGAGCAAAAAACCTTTTACAATTGTGATTCCTCCGCCAAACATAACAGGGCAGCTTCATATGGGGCATGCTCTTGATAATACTCTACAGGACATTCTTATAAGAACAAAGAGAATGCAGGGCTACTGTGCATTGTGGCTTCCGGGAACTGACCACGCCAGTATTGCAACAGAAGCAAAGCTAGTTGATGCATTGGCAAAAGAGGGGATATCAAAGGATAGCCTTGGACGTGAGAAATTTCTTGAAAAGGCTTGGGAATGGAAAAAAGTTTATGGCAGCAGGATAGTTGAACAGCTAAAAAAACTTGGAAGCTCCTGCGATTGGGAACGTGAACGTTTTACAATGGACGAGGGACTTTCCAAAGCAGTTCAGGAAGTTTTTCTGAAGCTCTATGATAAAGGACTTATATACAAGGGTGAAAGAATTACAAACTGGTGTCCTAAGTGTAATACTTCAATATCAGATATAGAAGTTGAGTATGAGGAACAGGCGGGAAACTTCTGGCATATCAAGTATCCTGTAAAGGACTCTGATGAATTTGTAATAATTGCAACTACCCGTCCTGAAACTCTCTTGGGTGATACTGCTGTAGCAGTAAATCCTGAAGATGAGAGATACACGCACTTGGTAGGAAAAACCTTGATTCTGCCTTTGGTAAACAAAGAGATACCTGTAATAGCTGACTCTTATGTTGATAAGGAATTCGGTACAGGCTGCGTTAAGATAACACCTGCTCATGACCCAAATGACTATGAAGTTGGCCTTCGTCACAATCTGCCTCAGATAAGGATAATGAATGACAATGCCATAATGAATGAAAACGCAGGACAATACAAGGGCATGGATAGGTACGAAGCCAGAAAGAAAATGGTAGAGGATTTGGAGAAGCTGGGACTTCTGGTTAAGATTGAACCACATTCACATAATGTAGGTACTTGCCAGAGATGTAAAACAGTTGTTGAACCTCTTATTTCAAAACAGTGGTATGTTCGTATGAAGCCATTGGCTGAACCGGCTATAGATGTTGTAAGAAATGGAACAATCAAATTTGTACCTGAGAGATTTTCAAAAATATACTTTAACTGGATGGAAAATATTCAGGATTGGTGTATTTCAAGACAGCTTTGGTGGGGACACAGAATTCCTGCATACTATTGTCAGGAATGCGGACATATGATGGTTCAGGAAACTGCTCCTGATACTTGTTCCAAATGCGGAAGCAAAAGAATTGAACAGGACCCGGATACACTGGATACATGGTTCAGTTCAGCATTGTGGCCTTTTTCAACACTAGGCTGGCCTGAAAAAACAGAAGATTTGGAATATTTTTATCCTACAGATGTACTGGTAACAGGCTACGATATAATATTCTTCTGGGTTGCAAGAATGATATTCTCAGGTATGGAGCATATGAAGCAGGAGCCTTTCAAGTATGTATTCATACATGGTATTGTGAGGGATTCACAGGGGAGAAAGATGAGTAAATCCCTTGGAAATGGAATAGACCCTTTGGAGGTAATAGCCCAGTACGGTACAGATGCATTGAGATTTGCTCTTACAATTGGAAACTCACCAGGAAATGATTTGAGATTCTCTCCTGAAAAGGTTGAATCTGCAAGAAACTTTGCTAACAAGGTATGGAATGCATCAAGATTCGTTCTTATGAATTTTGATGAAGACCTTGATTTTAGCAAGGTAGACAAGAAGAAATTTTCTATTGCAGATAAATGGATTTTGAGCAGAATAAATACAGTAACTAAAGAGGTTACTGAAAATATTGAGAAGTTCGAGCTTGGCCTCGGTTTGCAGAAAGTATACGACTTTATATGGGAAGAGTTCTGTGACTGGTACATCGAGATGGTTAAGCCAAAACTTTATGACAGGGAAAGCGAAGGAAGGCTGGAAGCTCAGTATGTTCTAAACTTTGTTCTTGGAAACGCTATGAAGCTGCTGCATCCGTACATGCCTTTTGTAACTGAGGAAATCTACACACACCTGATTAATGACGGCAGAAGCATAATGATTTCCCAATGGCCGGAGTACAGCGAAGAACTGAATTTTGCAGAAGACGAAGCAAAAATGGCCATCATCATGGATGCCATTAGAAGCATAAGAAATACCCGTGCTGAAATGAATGTTCCGCCTTCAAGAAAAGCAAAGATTATATTTGTTGCAGCTGGTGAAACAGAAAAAGCTACTCTGACAGAGGGAACTTCTTTCTTCCAGAGACTTGCAAGTGCATCTGATGTAACAGTACAGCTTAACAAAGAAGGAATTCCTTCTGATGCGGTAGGAGCAGTTGTTCATGGCGCAGAAATATTCATTCCTCTTGATGAGCTGATAGACATTGAGAAAGAAATCGAAAGACTGGAAAAGGAAAAGAAAAACCTTGAGGGAGAACTAAAAAGAGTAAAAGGAAAGCTCAGCAATGAAGGTTTTGTTGCAAAAGCTCCACAAAAGGTAATAGAAGAAGAAAAGGCAAAACAGGCAAAATACCAGGATATGTACGACAAGGTAGTTGAGAGATTGGAAAGCCTGAAAAAGTAA
- a CDS encoding S8 family peptidase, with product MDYFYKNHKGYQGIHTPVVAVLDTGVSKNVDIIDSVIYFKDFINNKGDYYDDNGHGTKVCGIITGNGKNSMGRYKGLSDKTDLVVLKIADSNGNVVLASLIDALLWLDNNVEKYNIRIACMSFGFDTINSTITINYLDLLIKNLIDKNVLFVSSAGNRGGMDGLVTFPGSLERVITVGSISFNPKQDKDITESIISAFSSIKTESNVQKPDNYAPGENIIVPCCDTNGGLKYESVNGTSFSAAIFCGQLSIYWGENYSFSSIEMKDLIKRNSKNGILM from the coding sequence ATGGATTATTTCTATAAAAATCATAAAGGATATCAAGGCATACATACGCCTGTTGTAGCAGTGCTTGATACTGGAGTAAGCAAAAATGTTGATATAATTGATAGTGTCATATATTTTAAAGATTTTATAAATAATAAAGGTGATTACTATGATGATAATGGACACGGTACCAAGGTTTGCGGAATAATAACAGGAAATGGAAAAAACTCCATGGGAAGGTATAAGGGGCTATCAGATAAGACTGATTTGGTAGTATTAAAAATTGCCGACTCCAATGGAAATGTCGTTTTAGCTTCACTTATTGATGCATTACTATGGTTGGACAATAACGTAGAAAAGTATAATATTAGAATAGCTTGTATGTCCTTCGGGTTTGATACAATCAATTCTACTATTACTATAAATTACTTGGATTTACTCATCAAAAACTTAATAGATAAGAACGTATTATTTGTTTCTTCGGCAGGTAACCGAGGTGGTATGGATGGTTTAGTTACTTTTCCGGGATCCTTGGAAAGAGTTATAACTGTAGGAAGTATTAGCTTCAATCCAAAACAGGATAAAGATATTACTGAATCAATAATTAGCGCTTTTTCAAGTATCAAAACCGAAAGTAACGTACAAAAGCCGGATAATTATGCCCCTGGTGAGAATATCATAGTACCATGTTGTGACACCAACGGAGGATTAAAATATGAAAGTGTTAACGGAACGTCTTTTAGTGCAGCGATTTTTTGTGGGCAATTATCCATTTACTGGGGTGAAAATTACTCGTTTTCAAGTATAGAAATGAAGGATTTGATTAAGAGAAATTCTAAAAATGGTATTTTAATGTAA
- a CDS encoding prenyltransferase/squalene oxidase repeat-containing protein, with the protein MSKSQLIYKKVCVILMISMCLTIFTSCDTKSELRANTYNFESQKVDLKVLSEKIGYYKTDDNGYGFWNEEANTPDMYSTYFSVMLLKKAGYDFEMPNVKAYDLSQVISTSSLFDLSQYCEIFQNDIKTDNSLRQKIYDYTMSLKEDNGTFKMNKDIEPDTLSNYCAVKILNYCSENYDFSGVKEYIEQYLNNQLKTEDLNIYYGDLLNIYNTLQLMKDSTFDEKIRNYANKHFTKYQHQINTMMKTDKLDLLAFNVYFQFVKKLNFKNNIPKENIAVYISSLKNKDNGYGYMKGSQTDLQVTYDVSEICDYYNIDINYDSLVNVIMRHQLVTTNWFITTSIVESSIDSTYYAYLILKELGFDYSKDISDYLKKHSINESDVYYIALQNYSNKEINGPSVNSRNNAIKNVTKKLDQSNAKSLILLVNDPKLRQSIPSESKRNIKEMAKKYLKQKKEKAAYKLFLISLYNLEGSDRYSTEILTDTLKEVLNEFPCSIETLYALIIALESSTDENLNLKTKCSDVDFLNWCKYVLSETDHGNGIFCYNGGEDKFADFKSIYFGVYSMNRLKKYL; encoded by the coding sequence ATGTCAAAGTCCCAATTAATTTACAAAAAAGTATGTGTTATTTTAATGATTTCAATGTGTCTGACTATTTTCACTTCTTGTGATACAAAGTCAGAGCTACGAGCTAATACATACAATTTTGAATCACAAAAGGTTGATTTGAAGGTATTATCTGAAAAAATAGGATACTATAAAACTGATGACAACGGTTATGGCTTTTGGAATGAAGAGGCAAATACACCGGACATGTATAGTACATATTTTTCTGTTATGCTCCTGAAAAAAGCAGGCTACGATTTTGAGATGCCAAATGTAAAAGCATATGACCTTAGTCAGGTTATAAGTACGTCGTCATTATTTGATTTGTCTCAATACTGTGAGATATTCCAAAATGATATTAAGACAGATAATTCTTTAAGACAAAAAATATACGACTATACAATGTCACTAAAAGAAGATAACGGGACTTTCAAAATGAATAAGGATATTGAACCTGATACTTTATCAAATTACTGCGCAGTTAAAATATTAAACTATTGTAGTGAAAACTATGACTTTAGTGGAGTAAAAGAGTATATAGAGCAATATTTGAATAACCAACTTAAAACAGAAGATTTAAATATTTACTACGGTGATTTGCTTAATATATACAACACACTTCAACTTATGAAGGATAGTACTTTTGATGAAAAAATACGTAATTACGCAAATAAACATTTTACTAAATACCAACATCAAATTAATACTATGATGAAAACAGATAAATTAGATTTGCTGGCTTTTAATGTTTACTTCCAGTTTGTTAAAAAGCTTAACTTCAAAAATAATATACCCAAGGAAAATATTGCGGTATATATAAGTAGCTTAAAAAATAAAGACAACGGTTATGGTTATATGAAAGGGTCCCAAACTGACTTGCAGGTAACGTATGACGTTTCAGAAATTTGCGACTATTACAACATTGATATAAACTATGACAGCCTTGTTAACGTAATAATGAGACACCAATTAGTTACAACAAATTGGTTTATAACTACATCAATTGTTGAAAGCAGTATTGATTCAACATATTATGCTTATTTAATTTTAAAGGAATTAGGATTTGATTACAGCAAAGACATATCAGATTATTTAAAGAAGCATTCTATAAATGAATCTGACGTATACTATATTGCTCTTCAAAATTATTCTAATAAAGAAATCAATGGGCCTTCAGTTAATTCCAGAAATAATGCTATTAAGAATGTTACTAAGAAATTAGACCAAAGTAATGCTAAATCACTAATATTATTAGTGAATGATCCAAAGCTGCGACAGAGTATTCCATCAGAATCAAAAAGAAACATTAAGGAAATGGCAAAAAAGTATTTAAAGCAAAAAAAAGAAAAAGCAGCTTACAAATTATTTCTTATTTCATTATATAATTTAGAGGGTTCTGATAGATATTCTACAGAGATTTTAACTGACACTTTGAAGGAAGTACTCAATGAATTTCCTTGCTCCATTGAAACCTTATATGCGTTAATTATTGCTCTGGAAAGTAGTACGGATGAAAATTTAAACCTAAAAACTAAATGTTCAGATGTTGATTTTTTAAACTGGTGCAAATATGTCCTTAGCGAGACAGACCATGGTAATGGCATATTTTGTTACAACGGCGGAGAAGACAAATTCGCCGACTTTAAATCAATATATTTCGGAGTTTATTCAATGAATAGACTAAAAAAGTATCTGTAG
- a CDS encoding aminotransferase class V-fold PLP-dependent enzyme has protein sequence MLNNIRYRNMNPYRNLVAGVDTRIPLDNGSYTTAINFDNAATTPPFLSVIKDVDSFIPWYSSIHRGKGYKSVVSTNLYEEGRQIIKDFVKADSDNDTVVYTKNATESINILAYILSQQKNGKDVVLSTWMEHAANDLPWRDKFTVDYIETDEFGRLSMDDLESKLKKYKNRVRLVTVTGASNVTGYINDVYAIASLAHRHGAEIHVDGAQLVPHLPVDMKPFGTVSHIDYLSFSAHKMYAPYGSGSLIGPKSSFENGLPYCQGGSAIALVTHNKIWWEEPPHKDEASTPNLLGIIALISTIKTLTSLGMDNIFRHEKSLLYYAYEKMKTVPGITFYSHPEIQETIGVIPFNMEGVHHSLMSAILSYEAGIAVRNGFFCAHPYCERLLGYSAQDMEDMMRDPKSIFPGIVRASFGIYNEFSEIDRFIAFLNQVALNKKYYVDKYSNSRGRYNIKNEV, from the coding sequence ATGCTTAATAATATACGATATAGAAACATGAACCCATACCGCAATCTTGTAGCAGGAGTTGATACAAGAATTCCTCTGGACAATGGCTCATATACAACGGCAATTAATTTTGACAATGCTGCTACCACGCCTCCTTTTTTGTCTGTGATTAAAGATGTGGATAGCTTCATACCATGGTATTCATCTATCCATAGGGGTAAGGGGTATAAGTCTGTTGTGTCAACGAATTTATATGAAGAGGGACGCCAGATAATAAAGGATTTTGTGAAAGCTGATAGTGACAATGACACAGTAGTGTACACAAAAAACGCTACAGAATCAATAAATATACTTGCATACATACTTAGTCAGCAAAAAAACGGAAAGGACGTAGTTCTGTCCACTTGGATGGAACATGCTGCAAACGACCTGCCTTGGCGGGATAAATTCACTGTTGATTATATTGAAACAGATGAATTTGGAAGACTGTCCATGGATGATTTGGAGAGTAAGCTGAAAAAATATAAAAACAGGGTACGGCTTGTAACGGTTACGGGTGCCTCAAATGTTACCGGGTACATAAATGATGTTTATGCAATAGCTTCATTGGCACATAGGCATGGAGCAGAAATACACGTGGATGGAGCTCAGTTGGTGCCGCACTTGCCAGTGGACATGAAGCCTTTTGGTACAGTTTCTCATATTGATTATCTCTCATTTTCAGCCCATAAAATGTATGCTCCTTATGGCAGCGGCTCCTTGATAGGACCGAAATCATCATTTGAAAATGGCCTGCCCTATTGTCAGGGAGGAAGTGCAATAGCCCTGGTTACACATAATAAAATATGGTGGGAGGAGCCCCCGCATAAGGACGAGGCAAGTACACCAAATCTGTTGGGAATAATAGCATTAATCTCCACAATCAAAACATTGACTTCATTAGGAATGGACAATATATTTAGGCATGAGAAGTCGTTGTTATATTATGCTTATGAAAAGATGAAAACTGTACCGGGAATTACCTTTTATAGTCATCCTGAAATTCAAGAGACTATTGGAGTTATTCCCTTTAATATGGAGGGGGTACACCACTCACTGATGTCGGCTATTTTATCATATGAAGCAGGTATTGCGGTAAGGAACGGCTTTTTCTGTGCCCATCCATATTGTGAGAGATTACTGGGATATTCAGCACAGGATATGGAGGATATGATGAGAGACCCCAAAAGTATATTCCCGGGAATCGTTAGGGCTAGTTTTGGTATTTATAATGAATTTAGCGAAATTGACAGATTTATTGCCTTTCTCAATCAGGTCGCTTTGAATAAAAAATATTATGTTGATAAATATAGCAATTCCAGAGGTAGATACAATATCAAAAACGAAGTTTAA
- a CDS encoding NAD(+) synthase, whose protein sequence is MNYGFVRVAAAVPDLKVGNCDFNAGEIIKAARKADSQGAQFVVFPELSVTSYTCGDLFLQTTLLKRALSALETVISETAQLGCVIILGMPLALGSRLYNCAVIIKSGRILGVVPKCYIPNYSEFYEARWFSSGLDKPAETINILGNTVPFGFDILFEAENVDGLCFGIEICEDLWVPIPPSCNQALNGATLLFNLSASNDIVGKHEYREELIKMQSAKCSAAYVYVSSGPNESTTDLVFGGHSLISEYGSVLAQTERFSFDEKMIISDIDIQRLVNERFKNSAFKHKTNDVNFRKVPFTVYEHKFSKLLRWIDPNPFVPSDSNARNKRCEEIFNIQTSGLGKRLKHTGLDKCVIGISGGLDSTLALLVIVKTYDRLGLDRKNIHAVTMPGFGTSANTLGNSLELMRLMNVTTHRIDIKEACLKHFEDIGHDPLNYDVTYENVQARERTQILMDMANKIGGLVIGTGDLSELALGWATYNGDHMSMYGVNSGVPKTLVKYLVQWCADYLFDNDIRNVLLSVLDTPISPELLPTDKEGCIQQKTEDIVGPYELHDFYLYHLVRYGAEPDKIYKLAEQAFEGKYEKAIIKKWLETFLRRFFSQQFKRSCLPDGPKVGSISLSPRGDWRMPSDADVGIWLNKLTDL, encoded by the coding sequence ATGAATTATGGATTTGTTAGAGTTGCAGCAGCAGTACCTGATTTAAAAGTAGGGAATTGTGATTTTAATGCCGGGGAAATAATAAAGGCAGCCAGAAAAGCTGATAGTCAAGGTGCACAATTTGTTGTGTTTCCTGAACTGTCGGTTACTTCCTATACTTGTGGCGATTTGTTCTTACAAACTACTTTGCTAAAAAGAGCATTAAGTGCTCTGGAGACAGTAATTTCTGAAACAGCTCAGCTAGGATGTGTTATAATATTAGGTATGCCGCTGGCTTTGGGCAGTAGGCTGTACAATTGTGCTGTAATTATTAAAAGTGGAAGGATTCTGGGAGTTGTCCCAAAGTGCTACATACCTAATTACAGCGAGTTTTATGAGGCAAGATGGTTTTCGTCAGGGTTAGACAAGCCTGCCGAAACAATAAATATACTTGGAAATACCGTACCTTTTGGATTTGACATATTATTTGAAGCCGAAAACGTGGATGGTTTGTGTTTCGGAATAGAAATATGTGAAGATTTATGGGTTCCAATCCCTCCAAGCTGTAATCAGGCTCTCAATGGAGCAACGCTTTTGTTTAATCTGTCTGCAAGCAATGATATTGTAGGAAAGCATGAATATAGGGAAGAACTCATAAAGATGCAGTCAGCAAAATGTTCAGCTGCATATGTTTATGTATCATCGGGCCCTAATGAATCAACTACTGATTTGGTTTTCGGAGGACATTCACTTATTAGTGAATACGGCTCGGTACTTGCCCAAACAGAGAGATTTTCATTTGATGAAAAAATGATTATTTCAGATATAGACATACAGAGACTTGTAAATGAAAGATTTAAGAATTCGGCTTTTAAGCATAAAACAAATGATGTAAATTTCAGAAAGGTACCATTTACTGTATATGAGCATAAATTCAGTAAACTGTTAAGGTGGATAGATCCTAATCCTTTTGTTCCATCTGATTCAAATGCAAGAAACAAGAGGTGCGAAGAGATATTCAATATTCAGACTTCAGGTTTGGGAAAAAGACTCAAGCACACAGGCCTCGACAAATGTGTTATAGGGATTTCCGGAGGACTTGATTCAACTTTGGCATTGTTGGTTATTGTAAAGACCTATGATAGATTGGGATTGGATAGAAAGAACATTCACGCAGTTACAATGCCCGGATTCGGAACCTCAGCAAATACACTGGGTAATTCCTTGGAACTCATGAGGCTGATGAATGTCACAACTCATCGTATAGATATAAAGGAAGCTTGTTTAAAGCACTTTGAGGATATTGGCCATGATCCTTTAAATTATGATGTCACCTATGAGAATGTTCAGGCTAGAGAACGAACTCAGATATTGATGGATATGGCAAATAAGATTGGTGGACTTGTTATAGGTACAGGTGATTTATCGGAGTTGGCATTGGGATGGGCAACATATAATGGAGACCATATGTCAATGTATGGGGTAAACTCAGGTGTTCCAAAGACATTGGTAAAATACTTGGTGCAATGGTGTGCAGACTATTTGTTTGACAATGACATTAGAAATGTACTGTTAAGTGTTTTGGACACTCCCATAAGTCCCGAACTTCTTCCTACAGACAAGGAAGGCTGCATACAACAAAAGACAGAGGATATTGTAGGACCTTATGAGCTTCATGATTTTTATCTTTACCATTTGGTAAGATACGGGGCTGAGCCTGATAAGATTTACAAGCTTGCTGAGCAGGCTTTTGAGGGTAAATACGAAAAAGCTATTATAAAGAAATGGCTTGAAACATTCTTACGCAGGTTCTTTAGCCAGCAGTTCAAGCGTTCATGTCTGCCGGATGGTCCAAAAGTGGGTTCAATTAGTCTTTCTCCACGAGGTGACTGGCGAATGCCTAGTGATGCCGATGTGGGAATATGGTTAAATAAATTAACTGATTTATAA